In Kutzneria kofuensis, the DNA window TACGTGGAGCAGCACACCGAGGACACCGCCGATCCGGTGCGGGCGCTGCGATCCGGCTGGGACAGCCACGTGCGCTACGGCCTGGAGCATCCCGGCTTCTACGTGCTGCTCTACGGGCAGATCGAGCCGACGGTGCCGTGCACGCTGACTGCTCGGGCCGAGGCCATGCTGCTGGACCGGCTCGTCGAGGTCGCCCGGCAGGGACGGCTGCTCGTGCCGCCGGCCGAGGCCGCGCGGGAGATCGTCGCCGCCAACGTCGGGGTCACCCTGAGCCTGATCGCCCGGCCGGAGGACGACCGCGACCTGGGCATGTCCGCCCGTGTCCGGGATGCCGTGCTCGGTTCGTTGGTGACGGACGACGCTGCTCCCGGCGACGGTTCCGTCGGGGCGCTGGCGGTGGCGCTGTCGGCGGCGCTGGGAGAGGGCGGCGGGAAGCTGTCCGCGGCGGAGACGGCGATGCTGCGGGAGTGGCTGGACCGGCTGTCGGGTTAGCCCTCGGGGTAGAAGAGGAACAGCGTGCAGCCGGTGGCGGTCGACGGCACGTGCCACGATCCGGCCGGCGCGTGGAGGAACGTCCCGGCCGGGTAGTCGCGTGCGCCGTCGTTGAACGTGCCCGCGACCACGTAGACCTCCTCCGGGCCGGGCTCGTGGACGTCGCGGCGCGGCCAGGACGTGCCCGGATCCATCTCCAGGACATTGGCGTGGGCGCCGCTCGGGCCCGTCCACAGTGGACGGAGTCGAATGCCGGGGAACAGCTCGCGGACCGGGGAATCCTTGACGTGGGCGGAGATGTAGCCCGGCTGGGCGAGGATCTCGGGGTGCATGGTCTTCACGGTGCCGGGTTCGTGGCCGGCGGGCCAGTGTCGTAAATGACACCATGGGGTACTTTCCTGCCATGCATCGCGTGGTGGCCCTGGTGCGCCCGGTGCAGTCGACGTTCGAACTCGGCTGCGCCGCCGAGGTCTTCGGCACGGCGCGGGCCGGGATCCCGCAGTACTACGAGTTCGAGGTGTGCACCGAGACGCCCGGCCCGGTCCCGACCTCGGCCGGGTACGCGATGTCCGTGACGCGGGGCCTCTCGGCGCTCACGTCCGCGGACACGGTGATCATCCCCGGCTGGCTGCCGGTGGAGGCCCCGTTGTCCGCCCGCGTGCGCCGCGCGCTGCTGCGGGCACACGCCCGTGGGGCGCGGCTCGTCACGATCTGCTCCGGCGTGTTCGCGCTGGCCCGCACCGGCCTGCTGGACGGTCGTTCCGCCACCACCCACTGGGCGAGGGCCGAGCAGTTGCGGCGGGAGTTCCCGCAGATCCGGGTGGAGCCGGACCGGCTGTACGTCGACCACGGCGACGTCGCCACGAGCGCCGGGGCCGGCGCGGGCATCGACCTGTGCCTGCATCTCGTCCGGCGGGACCACGGCGCCGGGCACGCCACCCTTGTCGCGCGACACATGGTGATGCCGCCGCACCGCGACGGCGGACAGATCCAGTACGCACCTGCGTCGCCGCAATCGTCCTCTTTGGACGGTCTGTTGGCCTGGGCCGGCGCTCGCCTGGGCACGCCGCTGTCAGTCGGCGACCTGGCCGCCCAGCTCAACGTCTCGCCCCGCACGCTGGCACGGCGGTTTGCCGACCAACTCGGCACGAGCCCGGGCAGCTGGCTGCTGTCCCGCCGGATCGCCGAGGCCCGCAGCCTGTTGGAGGAGACCGATCTGCCGGTGGAGGCCATCGCCGCCCGCGTCGGATTGACGTCCGCGGTCAACCTGCGCCGGCGCTTCCGGGCTGTGGTGGGCACCACTCCGGGCGCCTACCGGCGAGCGTTCCGGGTCTAGCTGAGCGCATCCCCAACCCGTTCTGGTACGTCGCCGGTATCGTGGTTTGCCCGATTCGCCGGCGCCCTCACCGCCCGCGAAACACGATTGTGCAGTAGATGTAACGGCCGCAGCGGGCCGTGTCACCACCGCGCAACAGCCCGTTCCTATGTTTGCGCCCGTGCCCGATTCGACGGTCAGGACCGTGTGCTCGTACTGCGGCGTGGGCTGCGGCATCGTGCTCACCGTTCGCGACGACCGCGTGGTGTCGGTCGCCGGTGACAAGGATCACCCGGCCAACCTCGGCCGGTTGTGCACCAAGGGCGCGACCAGCCACGAGATGCTCGCCGCGCCCGGCCGGCTCACCACCGCCCTGGTCCGCGCCGACCGGGAGGCCCCGGCCGAGCCGACCGATGTGGACCGAGCGATCACCCTCGCGGCGACGAAGCTGCGCGCGATCCTCGACGAGCACGGTCCGGACGCGCTGTCGTTCTACGTCTCCGGGCAGCTCACCCTGGAGGCCCAGTACCTGATCACCAAGCTGGCCAAGGGGTTCGTCCGCACCAACCAGCTCGAGTCCAACTCCCGGCTGTGCATGGCCAGCGCCGGCAGCGGCTACAAGCTGTCGCTCGGCGCGGACGGGCCGCCCGGATCGTACGAGGACTTCGAGCACGCCGACGTGTTCCTGGTGATCGGCTCCAACATGGCCGACTGCCACCCGATCCTGTACCTGCGGTTGATGGACCGGGTCAAGCGCGGCGCCAAGCTGATCGTCGTCGACCCCAGGCGCACGGCGACCGCCGCCAAGGCGGACCTGTTCCTGCAGATCGCACCGGGGACGGACCTCGCCCTGCTCAACGGGCTGCTGCACCTGATCCACGCCGACGGCCTCGTCGACGAGGAGTTCGTCGCCGCGCACACCGAGGGCTGGGAGGCGATGCCCGAGTTCCTCGCCGACTACCCGCCGGACGTGGTCGCCCGCATCACCGGCATTCCCGAGGACGACATCCGCACCGCGGCCAGGTGGATCGGCGCCGCGGGCAACTGGATGAGCTGCTGGACCATGGGGCTCAACCAGAGCACGCACGGCACGTGGAACACCAATGCCCTGTGCAATCTCCACCTCGCGACCGGCGCGATCTGCCGGCCCGGCAGCGGGCCGTTCTCGCTGACCGGGCAGCCGAACGCCATGGGTGGCCGGGAGATGGGCTACATGGGCCCCGGACTGCCCGGCCAGCGCTCCGTGCTGTCCACAGAGGACCGGGCGTTCGTCGAGGAGCTCTGGGAGGTGCCGCCCGGCACCATCCGCACCGAGGTCGGCCGCGGCACGGTGGAGATGTTCGAGCGGATGGCCGACGGCGACATCAAGGCGTGCTGGATCATCTGCACCAACCCCGTCGCCTCCGTGGCCAACCGGCGCACCGTGATCGAGGGCCTCGAGGCCGCCGAACTGGTCATCACCCAGGACGCCTTCGCCGACACCGAGACCAACGGCTACGCCGACATCGTGCTGCCCGGGGCCATCTGGTCCGAGGTCGAGGGCGTGATGGTCAACTCCGAGCGCAACGTCACGCTCGCGCGCCGGGCCGTGTCTCCCGCCGGGCAGGCGCTGCCCGACTGGCAGCTCATCGCCCGCGTCGCCGTCGAGATGGGCTTCCCGTTCCACTACGACAGCGCCGAGGAGATCTTCGAGGAGATCAAGCGCTTCGGCAATCCCTTCACCGGCTACGACTTACGGGGCATCACCTACTCGAGGCTGCGCGAGACTCCCGTCCAGTGGCCCAGCGCCCCGGACGGCCCGGCCCGCAACCCCATCCGTTACGTCACCGACGAATCGGTGAGCTTTCCCACCGCTTCCGGCAAGGCGGTGTTCTTCGCCCGGCCCCACCTGCCGGCCGCGGAGCTTCCTGACGACGAGTTCCCGTTCACCCTGAACACCGGCCGCGTGCAGCACCAGTGGCACACCCTGACCAAGACCGGCAAGGTCGCCAAGCTCAACCGGCTCAACCCCGGCCCCTTCCTGGAGCTGCATCCCTCCGACGCCGCCGACATGTCTATTGTGGACGGCGATCAGGTGGAGATCGCCTCCCGTCGCGGCCGCGCCGTGCTCCCCGCCGTGGTGACCGATCGGGTCCGTCCCGGCTGCTGCTTCGCCCCGTTCCACTGGAACGACCTGTTCGGCGAGTACCTCAGCGTGAACGCCGTGACCAACGACGCCGTCGACCCCATCTCGTTCCAGCCGGAGTTCAAGGTGTGCGCGGTGTCCCTGGCCAAGGTCGCTGCCGCCGCCGCGCCAGGCGGGTCGGAGCCGGGCGGGGATGTGCCGCCGGCCTGGACGATTGCCTCCGCCGCGTCCGGTGCGTCCGTCTCTCCGGGATCAGCCGCATCTGCCGTGGCGGCTGCGGCGGCCGGGTTCGCCGCGGGTGCTTCTGGCGTGGCTGCGGCCGGCGGACCCGGCGGGCAGGTCGCCACCACCGAGCGCACCATCCCCCTCGCCGCGATGCTCGGCGTGGACGACGTGCCGATGCCCGATTTCACCTCCGCGGAGCGGCAATACCTCGCGGGCTTCGCTTCCGGCGTGACTGCCGGGGGTGTCGGCGTGCCGGTGCTGCCGCCGCATGCGCCGATCGAACCGACCCGTGCGGCCTGGGTCGACGGTCTGCTCGCCGGCATGTATTCACGCGGCGGTGCCGCACCGGAACCATTACCCGGCAAGGAGATCGCGGTCCTGTGGGCGTCGCAGACCGGCAACGCCGAGCAGTTCGCGGCCGAGGCGGCGCGGCGGTTGGCGGAGAACGGGTGGCGGCCGGTGCTGGTGAGCATGGCCGAGGCGTCCGCCGAGACGCTGCGTACCGGCAATCCGGTGCTGCTGATCACCAGCACCTTCGGCGACGGTGACGCCCCGGACAACGGCGTCACGTTCTGGGACCATCTGTCCACACAGGACACGCTCGCCGGGCTCCAGTATGCGGTGTTGGCCTTCGGCGACTCCAGTTACGACAACTTCTGTGGCCACGGCAAGCGGATCGACCAACGGCTCCGTGAACTGGGCGCGACCCATCTCGTGCCGCGGGTCGACTGCGAGCCCGACTACCAGGCCACCGCGCGGCGATGGCTCGACCAGGTGATCGTCGCGCTGAACTCGTCCCCGGCCCGGCACCGTGAGATCGAGCTGGTCGGCAACCGGCTGCTCAGCCTGCCCGGCGCCGGCAAGGAAGTCCGGGAGTTCACCTTCGACGCCGGCGACCTCGTCTACGAGACCGGTGACGCCCTGAGCGTGCTGCCGGTCAACAGTACCGCGCTGGTCGACGAGTGGCTCGACGTGACCGGCCTCGACGGCTCGTCCTCGATTTCCCTTGAGGGCCTCGACTTCGACCTCGGCGACGCCCTCCGGGACGAGTTGGAGATCGCGCGGATCACCCCTTCGCTGCTGCACTTCGTCGCCGAGCACAACGGCGACCGCGAGCTGCGGCACCTGCTGCGCCCCGACAACAAGGGCGAGCTGGCCAAGTGGGCCTGGGGCCGGCACGCCGTCGATGTGCTGCGGGAATACCCTGTGCGCGCCGATGCCCAGGCTTGGGCCGAGGTCCTCAAGCGGCTGCAGCCCCGGCAGTACTCCATCTCGTCCAGTCCGCTCGTCAGCCCGTCCCGGATCCGGCTCACCGTTTCCGTTGTCCGCTACGGATCCCATGGCGGCGTCTGCTCCACCTACCTCGCCGACCGCGCCGCCGGCTCGCCCGTCAAGGCGTTCATCCAGCGCTCGCCCCATTTCCGCCCGCCCGCCGACCCCTCAGCCCCCATGATCATGGTCGGTCCCGGCACCGGCATCGCCCCGTTCCTCGGCTTCCTGGAGGAACGCGCCGCCCGGGGCGCCGGCGGCCCCAACTGGCTGTTCTTCGGCGAACAGCGCCGTGCCACCGACTTCTACTACCGTGACGAGCTTTCCCGGTTCCGCTCCGACGGCCTCCTCTCCCGCCTCGACCTGGCCTTCTCCCGCGACCAGCGCGCCAAGGTCTACGTGCAGGACCGGATGCGCGAACACGGTGCCCATCTCTGGCGCTGGCTGAAGGACGGCGCCCACGTCTACGTCTGCGGCGACGCCACCCGCATGGCCAAGGACGTCGACCGGACCCTCCGCGAGATCGTCGCCACCCACGGCGGCATGACCACCGACCAGGCCACTGCCTACCTCAAGCAACTCGCCACCGACCGCCGCTACCTCCGCGACGTCTACTGACCCGGTCACGCGGCCGGCGTGCGTGCCCCCTGCTCGGCGTCGGACAGGCGTTGGCTGGACCGCCATTCCTCAGCCTCGGGTTCCTCGACGTAGTCCACGAGGTTGTCCTGGAGTCCCATCGTGTGGAGGATGTCGAGGACTTCCGCCGGCGTGACGTGGAAGAACTCGCGCCGGAGATTGACGCGGTTGACCCGCCGGCTGTCGAGCCGTTGGTGCAGGCGGGTTTCCAGGCTCACCGCATCGGCGTCGAAGATCAGTGCGTGCACGTCGAACTTGAACGGGACCGAGGCGTCGCCGAGCTCGCGCACTCGCTCCGTGGGGTCCAGCCGCCTGGTCAGGCCGATCTTCACGACGTCATGACCGAACGACCCGACGTTGGAGATCACGTAGACCCATCCGGTGCGGATGTTGGCCTCCCGCTCCTCCACGCCCTTGATCGCCTCGCCGATCTCGGCCAGCTTGCTCTCAGCCTCGGCGATCTTGGCGGCGTCACCGGCGCCCGTCCACTTCTGCATGGCGGTCCGCCAGTGCGACAACTCCTTGGCCAGCCGCGCCTTCTCCCGTTCGAACTCGCGTTGGGCCTGTGCCTCGTCGCGCTGGCGCTCGCGCTCCGCCCGGACGCGCTCCTTCTCCTCCTCGACCTTCGCCAGATAGTCGGCGGTGAGTTCGAGTTCCTCGATTCGCAGTCTGTGGTATCCGGAGGCAATGTTGATGTGCATGGTCTTGCCGAGTCTGGAGATGATGTCCCGGACCTTGGTGAGGCGGTCCTTGGACGACTCCAGTCGGTGTGGGCGCATGGACCGAACACAATTGTCCGCTTCGGTGTTGTATGCGCGGAGCATCAGTTTCGAGAAGTCGCGGACCATACGCTGCCCCTCGACGGCCGAGTTGTTGACCGTCCAGTTCGTGGTGGCCGTGATCGCATGGTTGTTCTTGGCCGACGTCTTGATGGCGTCCTTGAGCCGCTCCAGGGATGCCTTGTACGCCACGGAGTCCGCCAGTCGGTGACGGAACTCGTAGATTCCTGCTTCCTGCAGCAGTGCGAGTTCTTGTGTCTCGACGATCTGGCCCCGGATCCGCTGCAATTCGGACTGCGCCGCCTCGACCTGCTGGTGCACAGCCATGAGCGCGTTCGACGCTTCGCTCTGTCGGGCTGCATCGCTCGCCCCCTGCGCCTCCGCGTCGGCGGTGAGCTTGGCCAGCAGC includes these proteins:
- a CDS encoding bifunctional nitrate reductase/sulfite reductase flavoprotein subunit alpha, with translation MPDSTVRTVCSYCGVGCGIVLTVRDDRVVSVAGDKDHPANLGRLCTKGATSHEMLAAPGRLTTALVRADREAPAEPTDVDRAITLAATKLRAILDEHGPDALSFYVSGQLTLEAQYLITKLAKGFVRTNQLESNSRLCMASAGSGYKLSLGADGPPGSYEDFEHADVFLVIGSNMADCHPILYLRLMDRVKRGAKLIVVDPRRTATAAKADLFLQIAPGTDLALLNGLLHLIHADGLVDEEFVAAHTEGWEAMPEFLADYPPDVVARITGIPEDDIRTAARWIGAAGNWMSCWTMGLNQSTHGTWNTNALCNLHLATGAICRPGSGPFSLTGQPNAMGGREMGYMGPGLPGQRSVLSTEDRAFVEELWEVPPGTIRTEVGRGTVEMFERMADGDIKACWIICTNPVASVANRRTVIEGLEAAELVITQDAFADTETNGYADIVLPGAIWSEVEGVMVNSERNVTLARRAVSPAGQALPDWQLIARVAVEMGFPFHYDSAEEIFEEIKRFGNPFTGYDLRGITYSRLRETPVQWPSAPDGPARNPIRYVTDESVSFPTASGKAVFFARPHLPAAELPDDEFPFTLNTGRVQHQWHTLTKTGKVAKLNRLNPGPFLELHPSDAADMSIVDGDQVEIASRRGRAVLPAVVTDRVRPGCCFAPFHWNDLFGEYLSVNAVTNDAVDPISFQPEFKVCAVSLAKVAAAAAPGGSEPGGDVPPAWTIASAASGASVSPGSAASAVAAAAAGFAAGASGVAAAGGPGGQVATTERTIPLAAMLGVDDVPMPDFTSAERQYLAGFASGVTAGGVGVPVLPPHAPIEPTRAAWVDGLLAGMYSRGGAAPEPLPGKEIAVLWASQTGNAEQFAAEAARRLAENGWRPVLVSMAEASAETLRTGNPVLLITSTFGDGDAPDNGVTFWDHLSTQDTLAGLQYAVLAFGDSSYDNFCGHGKRIDQRLRELGATHLVPRVDCEPDYQATARRWLDQVIVALNSSPARHREIELVGNRLLSLPGAGKEVREFTFDAGDLVYETGDALSVLPVNSTALVDEWLDVTGLDGSSSISLEGLDFDLGDALRDELEIARITPSLLHFVAEHNGDRELRHLLRPDNKGELAKWAWGRHAVDVLREYPVRADAQAWAEVLKRLQPRQYSISSSPLVSPSRIRLTVSVVRYGSHGGVCSTYLADRAAGSPVKAFIQRSPHFRPPADPSAPMIMVGPGTGIAPFLGFLEERAARGAGGPNWLFFGEQRRATDFYYRDELSRFRSDGLLSRLDLAFSRDQRAKVYVQDRMREHGAHLWRWLKDGAHVYVCGDATRMAKDVDRTLREIVATHGGMTTDQATAYLKQLATDRRYLRDVY
- a CDS encoding TetR/AcrR family transcriptional regulator; this encodes MTSSARDRLLLAAGQLLHEARGGNVSTRAICERAGVQAPTLYHHFGSKQGLLDAVVNYGFTQYVEQHTEDTADPVRALRSGWDSHVRYGLEHPGFYVLLYGQIEPTVPCTLTARAEAMLLDRLVEVARQGRLLVPPAEAAREIVAANVGVTLSLIARPEDDRDLGMSARVRDAVLGSLVTDDAAPGDGSVGALAVALSAALGEGGGKLSAAETAMLREWLDRLSG
- a CDS encoding DUF4041 domain-containing protein codes for the protein MPDVPQASAAAAQPQQPVDAQPPEKRVGLFAARKRLPQVEAELQLSREQERRLQGALHQESSRATQLAAQLAEVSARYDELRGRDAVALENDIANARRLLAKLTADAEAQGASDAARQSEASNALMAVHQQVEAAQSELQRIRGQIVETQELALLQEAGIYEFRHRLADSVAYKASLERLKDAIKTSAKNNHAITATTNWTVNNSAVEGQRMVRDFSKLMLRAYNTEADNCVRSMRPHRLESSKDRLTKVRDIISRLGKTMHINIASGYHRLRIEELELTADYLAKVEEEKERVRAERERQRDEAQAQREFEREKARLAKELSHWRTAMQKWTGAGDAAKIAEAESKLAEIGEAIKGVEEREANIRTGWVYVISNVGSFGHDVVKIGLTRRLDPTERVRELGDASVPFKFDVHALIFDADAVSLETRLHQRLDSRRVNRVNLRREFFHVTPAEVLDILHTMGLQDNLVDYVEEPEAEEWRSSQRLSDAEQGARTPAA
- a CDS encoding cupin domain-containing protein, with protein sequence MHPEILAQPGYISAHVKDSPVRELFPGIRLRPLWTGPSGAHANVLEMDPGTSWPRRDVHEPGPEEVYVVAGTFNDGARDYPAGTFLHAPAGSWHVPSTATGCTLFLFYPEG
- a CDS encoding GlxA family transcriptional regulator, translated to MHRVVALVRPVQSTFELGCAAEVFGTARAGIPQYYEFEVCTETPGPVPTSAGYAMSVTRGLSALTSADTVIIPGWLPVEAPLSARVRRALLRAHARGARLVTICSGVFALARTGLLDGRSATTHWARAEQLRREFPQIRVEPDRLYVDHGDVATSAGAGAGIDLCLHLVRRDHGAGHATLVARHMVMPPHRDGGQIQYAPASPQSSSLDGLLAWAGARLGTPLSVGDLAAQLNVSPRTLARRFADQLGTSPGSWLLSRRIAEARSLLEETDLPVEAIAARVGLTSAVNLRRRFRAVVGTTPGAYRRAFRV